Proteins co-encoded in one Candidatus Binatia bacterium genomic window:
- a CDS encoding efflux RND transporter periplasmic adaptor subunit, protein MKAKTRTILLVAVGAVLLAAIVVANLARGGGAKTAVQAADVKRGKIASTVRAPGRIQPVTQVKLSANVPGEVVRLAVKEGDVVRKGQFLLQLDDTQVRSRVRESEAALEAARSNLRLADASLAQSDASLQRKEALYVKKLVSPEEVEAARTQRNADKARVDAGREDVARAVATLAGARDNLRKTAFYAPIPGTVTQLAIERGEIVVTGTMNNPGTVILTIADMSAMKVEADVDETDVSSVALGQPVTVKVDAFPDLTLHGSVVEIANSPKISEAGTQEQQTNFEVDVAIQNPPASLRPGMTADVEVRTAEKDGVLTVPIQSVVVRTPEELKPAVKGRRAKTKGAAAATAPADSAGKPGAEIKGVFVIVNGAAQFRKVTTGITSDTDMEVAGNLKPGDKVITGPFRVLRNLKPEARVKIEEPKRPQEKK, encoded by the coding sequence ATGAAGGCGAAGACCCGCACCATCCTGCTCGTGGCCGTCGGCGCCGTGCTGCTGGCCGCGATCGTCGTCGCGAACCTCGCTCGGGGCGGCGGCGCCAAGACCGCCGTGCAGGCCGCCGACGTGAAGCGCGGGAAGATCGCCTCCACGGTGCGCGCGCCGGGGCGGATCCAGCCGGTGACCCAGGTCAAGCTCTCCGCCAACGTTCCCGGCGAAGTCGTGCGCCTCGCCGTCAAGGAGGGGGACGTGGTGCGGAAGGGGCAGTTCCTGCTCCAGCTGGACGACACGCAGGTGCGGTCGCGGGTGCGCGAGTCGGAAGCCGCCCTCGAGGCCGCGCGGTCGAATCTCCGGCTGGCCGACGCCTCGCTCGCGCAGTCGGACGCCTCCCTGCAGCGCAAGGAAGCCCTCTACGTGAAGAAGCTGGTCTCTCCGGAGGAGGTCGAGGCCGCGCGCACGCAGCGGAACGCCGACAAGGCGCGCGTCGACGCCGGCCGCGAGGACGTCGCGCGGGCGGTGGCCACGCTGGCCGGCGCGCGCGACAATCTGAGGAAGACCGCCTTCTACGCTCCGATCCCCGGCACCGTCACCCAGCTCGCCATCGAGCGCGGCGAGATCGTGGTCACCGGCACCATGAACAACCCGGGTACCGTGATCCTCACCATCGCCGACATGAGCGCGATGAAGGTCGAGGCCGACGTGGACGAGACCGACGTGAGCTCGGTGGCGCTGGGCCAGCCGGTCACCGTCAAGGTGGACGCCTTTCCCGACCTCACCCTCCACGGCAGCGTGGTCGAGATCGCGAACTCGCCCAAGATCTCCGAGGCGGGAACCCAGGAGCAGCAGACGAACTTCGAGGTGGACGTGGCGATCCAAAATCCCCCCGCCTCCCTGCGGCCGGGGATGACCGCCGACGTCGAGGTCCGCACCGCGGAGAAGGACGGCGTCCTCACCGTTCCGATCCAGTCGGTGGTGGTGCGCACGCCCGAGGAGCTGAAGCCCGCCGTGAAGGGACGGCGGGCGAAGACGAAGGGCGCCGCCGCCGCGACGGCGCCGGCCGATTCGGCGGGGAAGCCCGGCGCCGAGATCAAGGGGGTGTTCGTCATCGTGAACGGCGCCGCCCAGTTCCGGAAGGTGACGACCGGGATCACGAGCGACACCGACATGGAGGTCGCCGGCAACCTGAAGCCCGGCGACAAGGTCATCACGGGTCCCTTTCGCGTGCTCCGGAATCTCAAGCCGGAGGCCCGGGTGAAGATCGAAGAGCCGAAACGTCCCCAGGAGAAGAAGTGA
- a CDS encoding ABC transporter ATP-binding protein, giving the protein MGADEVHALDGVSLDIAKGEYVAVMGPSGSGKSTLMNVIGCLDTPTSGSYQLRGTEIREREDDELARIRNQEIGFIFQTFNLLPRADALHNVELPLIYSGTPSKERHERARDLLAQVGLADRMHHRPNELSGGQRQRVAIARALVNRPSIVLADEPTGNLDSKTGIEIMALLAEINGRGNTVILVTHEEDIAAHARRVIRLRDGLIESDRAQAPRPAAPPAPAVPAAPS; this is encoded by the coding sequence ATGGGCGCGGACGAGGTGCATGCGCTGGACGGCGTCTCGCTCGACATCGCCAAGGGCGAGTACGTCGCGGTGATGGGACCCTCGGGGTCGGGCAAGTCGACCCTGATGAACGTGATCGGCTGCCTCGACACCCCCACCAGCGGCTCCTACCAGCTCCGCGGCACCGAGATTCGCGAGCGGGAGGACGACGAACTCGCGCGGATCCGGAACCAGGAGATCGGATTCATCTTCCAGACCTTCAATCTGCTTCCGCGCGCCGACGCCCTGCACAACGTGGAGCTGCCGCTCATCTACTCGGGCACTCCGTCCAAGGAGCGGCACGAGCGGGCGCGGGATCTCCTGGCCCAGGTCGGGCTGGCCGATCGCATGCACCATCGCCCCAACGAGCTCTCGGGCGGGCAGCGCCAGCGCGTCGCCATCGCGCGCGCCCTCGTGAACCGGCCCTCGATCGTGCTCGCCGACGAGCCGACCGGAAACCTCGACTCGAAGACGGGGATCGAGATCATGGCCCTCCTGGCCGAGATCAACGGCCGCGGGAACACGGTCATCCTGGTCACCCACGAAGAGGACATCGCCGCCCACGCGCGGCGCGTCATCCGGCTCCGCGACGGCCTGATCGAGAGCGACCGCGCGCAGGCGCCCCGTCCGGCCGCGCCGCCCGCTCCGGCCGTCCCCGCCGCGCCGTCGTGA
- a CDS encoding TolC family protein, with product MPPASPARAQTRADTTTFDHFGADSLPPPVAQGERWSLARCVETALRQNGDVLVARARTRQASGSALSAWSGILPSLSVAGSRSRFWPDKQNNTQFVPVQQGDSTVLVEVSLSRSDETDLDATAQTNLISVPSWMEKRRRDRLHEGARWSEAETRNTVAFRVKQQYFNLLKAERLAAVSRESELLARDEERRSEALFEVGTVARGDVLKARARRAQTQLDRIRAYNQVQIQTARLKQVIGLPPETSIAVEPILEEGVAVPDSAAAVRTALDKRPSLESAHAAERAARSGVTGAWGARLPQLTASYFVSHKKTTNDFEVGGSSSQEEISGTDRQGELRVSLPIFDGLAIEGNIRSAKGVLAEAEANRRQLELDVAVEVQQAWLALREAVERIGVAQEGVASAEEDYNFSKSRYELGAGTFLDLLNAEVSLAQARQSLVEAQADARTAEADLERAIGERRY from the coding sequence GTGCCACCCGCCTCGCCCGCCCGCGCCCAGACGCGCGCGGACACGACGACGTTCGATCACTTCGGCGCCGACTCGCTGCCTCCGCCGGTCGCGCAGGGGGAGCGCTGGAGCCTGGCTCGCTGCGTCGAAACGGCCCTGCGGCAGAACGGAGACGTCCTGGTGGCGCGAGCGCGCACCCGGCAGGCGAGCGGGTCGGCGCTCTCGGCGTGGAGCGGCATCCTGCCGTCGCTCTCCGTGGCGGGATCCCGGAGCCGATTCTGGCCCGATAAGCAGAACAACACCCAGTTCGTCCCCGTGCAGCAGGGCGATTCCACCGTCCTCGTCGAGGTCTCTCTGTCCCGGAGCGACGAAACGGACCTGGATGCCACCGCGCAGACCAATCTCATCAGCGTGCCGAGCTGGATGGAGAAGCGGCGCCGCGACCGGCTGCACGAGGGGGCGCGCTGGAGCGAGGCCGAGACGCGGAACACCGTGGCCTTCCGGGTGAAGCAGCAGTACTTCAACCTGCTCAAGGCGGAGCGCCTCGCGGCGGTGTCGCGCGAGTCCGAGCTGCTCGCCCGCGATGAGGAGCGCCGGTCCGAGGCGCTCTTCGAAGTCGGCACCGTGGCGCGGGGCGACGTGCTCAAGGCGCGGGCCAGGCGCGCGCAGACCCAGCTCGACCGCATTCGCGCGTACAATCAGGTGCAGATCCAGACCGCCCGCCTGAAGCAGGTGATCGGGCTGCCTCCGGAGACGTCGATCGCGGTCGAGCCGATCCTGGAGGAAGGGGTCGCGGTCCCCGATTCGGCCGCGGCGGTCCGGACCGCGCTCGACAAGCGTCCCAGCCTGGAGAGCGCGCATGCGGCCGAACGGGCGGCCCGTTCCGGGGTGACCGGCGCCTGGGGCGCGCGACTGCCTCAGCTCACCGCCTCCTATTTCGTGTCGCACAAGAAGACCACGAACGACTTCGAGGTTGGGGGCTCGTCCAGCCAGGAGGAGATCTCCGGGACGGACCGCCAGGGCGAACTCCGCGTCTCCCTGCCGATCTTCGACGGGCTGGCGATCGAGGGGAACATCCGTTCGGCGAAGGGTGTTCTGGCCGAAGCGGAGGCGAACCGCCGGCAGCTCGAGCTGGACGTCGCGGTAGAGGTGCAGCAGGCCTGGCTCGCCCTGCGCGAGGCCGTGGAGCGGATCGGCGTCGCGCAGGAGGGCGTCGCGTCGGCCGAGGAGGACTACAACTTCTCCAAGAGCCGCTACGAGCTGGGGGCGGGGACGTTCCTCGACCTCCTGAACGCCGAGGTGAGCCTCGCGCAGGCGCGGCAGAGCCTGGTCGAGGCGCAGGCCGATGCCCGCACGGCCGAGGCCGATCTCGAGCGTGCCATCGGCGAGCGGCGGTACTAG